In a single window of the Pontibacter russatus genome:
- a CDS encoding transposase translates to MFTTFKNAARQAEVLSQALFFSYRLEGFLSPFLARLDELLDRRLVYTFQNLCRALVRHRSRSTGLLLSELGGVVLSPDKAPAGTKRLSNLLRSKKWSAQLITDYLSQEAQTYVEQLLEAERELPLLLWDESVQEKCESLQSEGLCAVRSVKAKRQLRIKKGYYDPPTREPVHVPGFRWVGLLCCGLWQAPRIARFAWWSSRGKEATSLEQVKLTLLLWARQTFGQAVLHVFDRGYASSKWLGLLLGRHDRFLLRWPSRYKLVDGRGLLKNAYRFSVGRKATSSRVVRDMVRKITYRRSLLWQPCLHPDYDQPLTLLICRPGKKGRQPWYLLTSEEVRSDRQAWRLVFAYARRWQVEQAFRFNKSEMGMESCRLWFWSSRMKLLQVVTLVYAFLLSLLDKELREAVSHLLRQGCHRTGKRCRKTPTPLYRIRLALANLWNLLYLSLQTPG, encoded by the coding sequence ATGTTTACTACTTTCAAAAACGCAGCACGCCAAGCCGAGGTTCTCTCCCAGGCTCTGTTTTTCTCCTACCGCCTCGAAGGATTTCTTTCTCCTTTCCTTGCCAGGCTCGATGAGCTGCTGGACCGCCGCCTGGTCTACACTTTCCAGAACCTATGCCGGGCGCTGGTGCGCCACCGCAGCCGCTCCACCGGTCTGCTTCTAAGCGAGCTGGGTGGGGTTGTGCTCTCGCCCGACAAAGCCCCGGCGGGCACCAAGCGCCTGTCTAACCTGCTGCGCAGTAAGAAGTGGTCTGCCCAACTCATCACCGACTACCTGAGTCAAGAGGCCCAAACATACGTAGAGCAGCTGCTGGAAGCGGAACGTGAGCTGCCCCTGCTTTTGTGGGACGAGAGCGTGCAGGAAAAGTGCGAAAGCCTCCAAAGCGAGGGCTTATGCGCCGTGCGCAGCGTCAAAGCTAAACGGCAACTCAGAATCAAGAAGGGCTATTATGATCCCCCCACCCGGGAGCCGGTGCACGTGCCAGGCTTTCGGTGGGTGGGCCTCTTGTGCTGCGGCCTGTGGCAGGCTCCACGCATCGCCCGCTTTGCCTGGTGGAGTAGCCGGGGCAAAGAGGCCACCTCCCTGGAGCAGGTGAAGCTCACGCTGCTCTTGTGGGCCCGCCAGACCTTCGGCCAGGCCGTGCTGCACGTCTTTGACCGCGGCTATGCCTCCTCTAAGTGGCTGGGGCTGCTTTTAGGCCGCCACGACCGCTTCCTCTTGCGCTGGCCCTCCAGGTATAAGCTCGTGGATGGGCGTGGGCTTCTAAAGAATGCCTACCGCTTTTCGGTCGGCCGCAAAGCCACCTCCTCAAGAGTAGTAAGGGACATGGTCCGAAAGATCACTTACCGGCGCAGCCTCTTGTGGCAGCCCTGCCTGCACCCGGACTATGACCAGCCGCTCACGCTCCTGATCTGCCGGCCAGGTAAGAAAGGCCGCCAACCCTGGTATTTGCTCACCAGTGAAGAAGTCAGGAGTGATCGCCAGGCCTGGCGCCTGGTCTTTGCTTACGCCAGAAGGTGGCAGGTGGAGCAGGCCTTCCGCTTCAACAAATCAGAAATGGGCATGGAGTCGTGCCGGCTTTGGTTCTGGTCGAGCCGCATGAAGCTCTTGCAGGTGGTCACCCTGGTGTATGCTTTTCTGCTCTCGCTGCTGGATAAAGAGCTGCGGGAGGCGGTCTCCCATCTCCTTAGGCAGGGCTGCCATAGAACAGGAAAGCGGTGCAGGAAAACTCCTACACCGCTTTACCGTATCCGGCTGGCACTGGCCAACCTCTGGAATCTACTCTATCTATCCCTGCAAACTCCGGGATGA
- a CDS encoding tetratricopeptide repeat protein, translating to MHSKLYYLLLLLLLLLASPAARAQQQDLELARQYMSQGDYDKAGALYSKLIDEQRLFGAVYPDYLKVLLAQRNYKEAEKLVKKTLKRHPGNPNYGVDLGVVYQAAGDKGAAAKQFDRLVADATPEMVTAVANAFMQNELYDYAEKAYLRGRQLANDPMAYNRPLMALYRYRQKTDSLVAEALNLLLADENELGYVQNILQSSMREEENFDALEKELILKVQQNPDKLSFNELLIWLYVQRRDFYSALLQARAVDKRTRSGGSRVMELGAISLKNEDYQGAIEAFEYIVEEYPEGPYYLVARQRLINAREEQVQNTFPVSQEKIQALLADYEALLNEVGRRPETMEVLQHMAALYAFYLDDKDKAIALLQEAISMPRADANLVADSKLTLGDIYLLKGEPWESTLLYSQVEKSHKETPIGHEAKLRNARLNYYKGDFELAQAHLDILKLATSREIANDAMDLSLLITDNTGLDTSTAAMQDYAAIDLLVFQNKLPEALAALDSMLQKYPGHSLTDEIYFQKANIYERTGNFEKAVENLQQIVSNPQYDILSDDALYRMAFIYEESLHDKAKAQQLYNDLLVKHQGSIYAAEARKRFRKLRGDTVN from the coding sequence ATGCACTCAAAATTATATTACCTGCTCCTCCTGCTGCTTCTGCTGCTGGCATCCCCGGCGGCGCGGGCACAGCAGCAGGACCTGGAGCTTGCCCGCCAGTATATGAGCCAGGGCGACTACGACAAGGCGGGGGCGCTATATAGCAAGCTGATAGACGAGCAGCGGCTTTTCGGGGCGGTGTACCCGGATTACCTGAAGGTGCTGCTGGCGCAGCGCAACTACAAGGAGGCCGAGAAACTGGTGAAGAAAACGCTCAAGCGCCACCCTGGCAACCCTAACTATGGGGTAGACCTGGGCGTGGTGTACCAGGCCGCTGGCGACAAGGGCGCGGCCGCAAAGCAGTTCGACAGGCTGGTCGCGGATGCCACGCCTGAAATGGTGACGGCGGTGGCCAACGCGTTTATGCAGAACGAGCTATATGACTACGCCGAGAAAGCATACCTGCGCGGCCGCCAGCTGGCCAACGATCCCATGGCCTATAACCGCCCGCTGATGGCGCTGTACAGGTATCGGCAGAAAACAGACAGCCTGGTGGCCGAGGCACTGAACCTGCTGCTGGCCGATGAGAACGAACTGGGGTACGTGCAGAACATACTGCAGAGCAGCATGCGCGAGGAGGAGAATTTCGATGCGCTGGAGAAGGAGCTCATCCTGAAGGTGCAGCAGAACCCCGACAAGCTGTCGTTCAACGAGCTGCTGATCTGGCTCTACGTACAGCGCCGCGACTTCTACAGCGCCCTGCTGCAGGCGCGCGCTGTGGACAAACGCACCCGGAGCGGCGGCTCCCGCGTGATGGAACTGGGCGCCATCAGCCTGAAGAACGAAGACTACCAAGGGGCCATAGAGGCATTTGAATACATTGTGGAAGAGTACCCGGAGGGGCCTTATTACCTGGTGGCGCGGCAACGCCTGATAAACGCCCGCGAAGAGCAGGTGCAGAATACCTTTCCCGTGAGCCAGGAGAAAATACAGGCCCTGCTGGCGGATTATGAGGCCCTGCTGAACGAAGTGGGCCGGAGGCCGGAAACCATGGAAGTGCTGCAGCACATGGCCGCCCTATATGCCTTCTACCTCGACGACAAAGACAAGGCCATCGCGCTGCTGCAGGAGGCCATCAGCATGCCGCGGGCGGACGCCAACCTGGTGGCAGACAGCAAGCTGACGCTGGGCGATATATACCTGCTGAAGGGGGAGCCCTGGGAGAGCACGCTGTTGTACTCGCAGGTGGAGAAGTCGCACAAGGAGACGCCGATCGGGCACGAGGCCAAACTGCGCAACGCCCGCCTCAATTACTACAAAGGCGATTTTGAACTGGCCCAGGCACACCTCGACATCCTGAAACTGGCCACCAGCCGCGAGATAGCCAACGACGCCATGGACCTGAGCCTGCTGATTACGGACAACACCGGCCTCGACACCTCCACCGCAGCCATGCAGGACTATGCCGCCATCGACCTGCTCGTGTTCCAGAACAAGCTGCCGGAGGCGCTTGCCGCCCTGGACAGCATGTTGCAGAAGTATCCGGGGCACAGCCTCACCGACGAGATATACTTCCAGAAAGCCAACATATACGAGCGCACCGGGAATTTTGAGAAGGCAGTGGAGAACCTGCAGCAGATCGTCAGCAACCCGCAGTACGACATCCTGAGCGACGACGCGCTGTACCGCATGGCCTTTATATATGAGGAGAGCCTTCACGACAAGGCAAAGGCGCAGCAGCTATATAACGACCTGCTGGTAAAGCACCAAGGCAGCATCTATGCCGCCGAGGCCCGGAAGCGTTTCCGGAAGCTGCGCGGCGATACGGTAAATTAA
- the recJ gene encoding single-stranded-DNA-specific exonuclease RecJ translates to MEKRWVYNQEAPAEVVEQLAENLKISSTLAGILCQRGICTYQEAKHYFRPSLSDLHDPFLMKGMDKAVNRLNEALHKSEKILIYGDYDVDGTTSVALMYGFLRGYTHQIDFYIPDRYTEGYGVSQQGVDWAAEHGFTLIICLDCGIKSADKVTYAIEKGIDFIICDHHLPDEDVPQAVAVLDPKQVDCPYPFKELSGCGVGFKLIQAFCMQNDIDQEEAYKLLDLVVVSIAADIVPITGENRILAHFGLRHLNGPQPMRPGLEALKELAAINYDMDISSIVFGFAPRINAAGRMGDAKNSVRMLLAQTKEDAFRMADIINESNKARRTKDTDITKEALQMIEEDDFLKSANSTVLFKKDWHKGVIGIVASRCIEKYYRPTIILTQSNGKASGSARSVHGFNVHNAIESCSDLLEQFGGHMYAAGLTMPVENVPAFRERFEEVVSNTITEEQKIPQIQIDGKIKLNQITRNFYNIIRQMEPFGPGNMGPVFVSECVYDTGSVRVVGDSHLKLRLTQDGFYSIDAIGFGLSDYYHTISKGIPFDVCYTVEENIYRGAISLQLRIRDIRVK, encoded by the coding sequence ATGGAGAAGAGGTGGGTATATAACCAGGAGGCGCCGGCAGAGGTGGTAGAGCAACTCGCGGAAAACCTCAAAATAAGCTCCACCCTGGCTGGCATCCTCTGTCAGCGCGGCATCTGCACCTATCAGGAAGCCAAGCATTATTTCCGCCCCTCCCTCTCCGACCTGCACGACCCCTTCCTGATGAAGGGCATGGACAAGGCCGTGAACCGGCTGAACGAGGCGCTGCACAAAAGCGAGAAGATACTTATATATGGCGACTACGACGTAGACGGCACCACCTCCGTGGCCCTGATGTACGGCTTCCTGCGCGGCTACACCCACCAGATTGACTTTTATATCCCGGACAGGTATACGGAAGGCTATGGCGTGTCGCAGCAGGGCGTGGACTGGGCGGCGGAGCACGGCTTCACGCTCATCATCTGCCTCGACTGCGGCATCAAATCGGCAGACAAAGTAACCTACGCCATCGAAAAAGGCATTGATTTTATCATATGCGACCACCACCTGCCCGACGAGGACGTGCCGCAGGCCGTGGCCGTGCTCGACCCGAAGCAGGTAGACTGCCCCTATCCATTTAAGGAATTGTCGGGGTGCGGTGTGGGCTTTAAGCTGATTCAGGCCTTCTGTATGCAGAACGATATCGACCAGGAGGAGGCCTATAAACTGCTGGACCTGGTGGTGGTGAGCATTGCGGCCGATATCGTGCCCATCACGGGCGAGAACCGGATTCTGGCGCACTTCGGCCTGCGCCACCTGAACGGCCCGCAGCCGATGCGGCCAGGCCTGGAGGCGCTGAAGGAACTGGCTGCCATCAATTACGACATGGATATCTCTAGCATCGTGTTCGGCTTTGCGCCCCGCATCAATGCCGCAGGCCGCATGGGAGACGCCAAAAACTCGGTGCGCATGCTGCTGGCCCAGACCAAGGAAGATGCCTTCCGGATGGCCGACATCATCAACGAATCGAACAAGGCGCGCCGCACCAAAGACACCGACATCACCAAAGAGGCCCTGCAGATGATCGAGGAGGATGATTTCCTGAAGTCGGCCAACTCCACGGTGCTTTTTAAGAAAGACTGGCACAAGGGCGTGATTGGCATTGTGGCCTCGCGCTGCATCGAAAAATACTACCGCCCCACCATCATCCTCACCCAGTCCAACGGCAAGGCGTCCGGCTCTGCACGCTCGGTGCACGGTTTTAACGTACACAACGCCATCGAGAGCTGCTCCGATTTGCTGGAGCAGTTTGGTGGGCATATGTATGCCGCCGGGCTTACAATGCCCGTGGAGAACGTTCCGGCGTTCCGGGAGCGGTTTGAGGAGGTCGTGTCCAATACTATCACTGAGGAGCAGAAAATCCCGCAGATACAGATAGACGGAAAGATCAAGCTGAACCAGATCACGCGCAACTTCTACAACATCATCCGGCAGATGGAGCCCTTCGGGCCCGGCAACATGGGGCCGGTGTTTGTGTCGGAGTGCGTATATGACACGGGCAGCGTGCGCGTGGTCGGCGATTCGCACCTGAAACTGCGCCTGACGCAGGACGGTTTCTACAGCATCGACGCCATCGGCTTCGGCCTCAGCGATTACTACCACACCATCTCCAAGGGCATCCCGTTTGACGTGTGCTACACCGTGGAGGAAAATATATATAGGGGCGCCATCTCGCTGCAGTTGCGCATCAGGGATATCCGGGTGAAGTAA
- a CDS encoding glycoside hydrolase family 25 protein — MLLPLFLSAFQKLAFSGLLLLAGYTGAPSNAPAATPNDEEEKATAKTFTTATAIKGIDVSRWQKHVDWALVSESEVAFAFVKATQGDFRQDPFFTRNWEETKRHGIKRGAYHFYKPEAPVQCQIELFTNSVVLEAGDLPPVLDVEISDPKVSPVQLRAGIRTWLEGVTAHYGVKPIIYTSQNYYRRYLQGHFNDYHFWIARYSDNHPEVHQTDSWMFWQHTDRGRIMGINTAVDVNFFVGDSDMLSQLCIPDLMAQETQPSPLKQLKHMYPLP, encoded by the coding sequence ATGCTTTTGCCCTTGTTTCTTTCGGCTTTTCAGAAGCTTGCTTTCTCAGGTCTGCTCTTGCTGGCAGGCTACACCGGTGCGCCGTCAAACGCCCCTGCTGCTACACCCAACGACGAAGAGGAGAAAGCCACTGCCAAAACGTTCACCACGGCCACGGCCATCAAAGGCATCGATGTGTCGCGGTGGCAGAAGCATGTGGACTGGGCGCTGGTGAGTGAGTCGGAGGTGGCTTTTGCCTTTGTGAAGGCCACGCAGGGCGATTTCAGGCAGGACCCCTTTTTTACGCGCAACTGGGAGGAGACGAAGCGCCACGGCATCAAGCGCGGGGCTTACCACTTCTACAAGCCGGAGGCGCCCGTGCAGTGCCAGATAGAGCTTTTCACGAACTCAGTGGTGCTGGAGGCCGGTGATCTGCCGCCTGTGCTGGACGTGGAGATATCGGACCCCAAGGTGAGCCCCGTGCAATTGCGTGCTGGCATCAGAACCTGGCTGGAGGGCGTAACGGCGCACTACGGCGTGAAGCCCATCATCTACACCAGCCAGAACTACTACCGCCGCTACCTGCAGGGCCACTTCAACGACTACCATTTCTGGATTGCCCGCTACAGCGACAACCACCCGGAGGTACACCAGACTGACAGCTGGATGTTCTGGCAGCACACCGACAGGGGCCGGATCATGGGCATCAACACTGCCGTGGATGTCAACTTCTTTGTAGGCGACAGCGACATGCTGAGCCAGCTGTGCATCCCCGATCTGATGGCCCAGGAGACGCAGCCAAGCCCGCTGAAGCAACTGAAGCACATGTACCCGCTGCCGTAG
- the lptB gene encoding LPS export ABC transporter ATP-binding protein, producing MILRAESLIKKYKSRTVVNDVSVEVNQGEIVGLLGPNGAGKTTSFYMIVGLVKPNAGKIYLDKEDITNLPMYKRAKRGVGYLAQEASVFRQLTVEENIMAVLEMTNLPKREQHEKVEALLEEFSLTHVRKNKGIVLSGGERRRTEIARALAVDPKFVLLDEPFAGVDPIAVEEIQSIVAKLKSKNIGILITDHNVNETLSITDRAYLLFEGKILKSGTAEELAADEQVRRVYLGKHFELKRKI from the coding sequence ATGATACTAAGAGCTGAAAGCCTGATAAAGAAGTACAAGTCGCGCACGGTGGTGAACGATGTGAGCGTGGAGGTGAACCAGGGGGAGATCGTGGGGCTGCTGGGCCCGAACGGCGCCGGCAAAACCACTTCGTTCTATATGATTGTGGGGCTGGTGAAGCCAAACGCAGGCAAGATATACCTCGACAAGGAGGACATCACCAACCTGCCCATGTACAAGCGCGCCAAGCGCGGGGTGGGCTACCTGGCGCAGGAGGCCTCGGTGTTCCGGCAACTGACGGTGGAGGAGAACATCATGGCCGTGCTGGAAATGACGAACCTGCCCAAGCGGGAGCAGCACGAGAAGGTGGAGGCGCTGCTGGAGGAATTCTCGCTCACGCACGTGCGCAAAAACAAAGGCATCGTGCTATCGGGCGGGGAGCGCCGCCGCACCGAGATTGCCCGCGCTCTGGCTGTGGACCCCAAGTTCGTGCTGCTGGATGAGCCCTTCGCGGGGGTGGACCCCATCGCCGTGGAGGAGATACAGAGCATCGTGGCCAAGCTCAAAAGCAAAAACATCGGCATCCTCATCACCGACCACAACGTAAACGAAACCCTTTCCATCACCGACCGCGCCTACCTGCTCTTCGAAGGCAAAATCCTGAAATCGGGCACCGCAGAAGAGCTGGCCGCCGATGAGCAGGTGCGCCGCGTCTACCTCGGCAAGCACTTCGAACTGAAGCGGAAAATCTGA
- a CDS encoding four helix bundle protein: protein MDNNNLYKKCYAFAIRIVKAHQHLSTEKREYTLSKQLLRSGTSIGANVAEANGGISVADFSSKISLAYKESLETKYWLSLLKDTGYLGATIAESMIVDADELSKILFSILKSTRISPKDGAK from the coding sequence ATGGACAATAACAACCTTTATAAAAAGTGTTATGCTTTTGCTATTAGAATCGTAAAGGCCCATCAGCACCTTAGTACAGAGAAAAGAGAATATACGCTTTCAAAGCAACTCTTGCGTAGTGGTACATCCATTGGGGCCAATGTGGCAGAAGCAAATGGGGGAATATCTGTTGCGGACTTTTCATCAAAAATATCATTAGCTTACAAAGAGAGTCTCGAAACAAAGTACTGGTTAAGCTTACTGAAAGATACTGGTTATCTGGGGGCTACGATTGCCGAAAGTATGATAGTAGACGCCGATGAACTCAGTAAGATTTTATTCTCTATATTGAAATCTACAAGAATTAGCCCGAAAGATGGTGCGAAGTAG